Proteins from a single region of Deltaproteobacteria bacterium:
- the cysS gene encoding cysteine--tRNA ligase, with protein MALCITNTMSGKKEPFLPLTPGTVNMYVCGVTVYDQCHIGHARALLTFDIIHRYLRFLGFDCRFVRNFTDVDDKIINRANEEGIAPEALAQRYIDAFHRDAAALGLAEPAVEPRATEHIDGMVALIAALMERGHAYAVAGDVYFAVESFPEYGRLSRRSLDEMTAGARVEVDDRKRHPMDFALWKASKEGEPFWDSPWGRGRPGWHIECSVMSTRYLGQPFDIHGGGQDLVFPHHENEIAQSECATGEPFARYWIHNGFVQLAKEKMSKSVGNILSIKEVLERFDPVALRLYMLTTHYRNPIEFSEEGLAEAQRTVARLYETASRAERLIGPSPDGAADSGPLDDFRREMDDDFNTPRALAVVFEELRAVNRLLDEGHTRALDGKRNALRAMTGALGLLQSPPERFLEERRLSGLTRLALSEDEIRRMIEERNAARRAKDWGQADGIRDSLKEQGILLRDGPSGTTWELAE; from the coding sequence ATGGCTCTTTGCATCACCAACACCATGAGCGGGAAGAAAGAGCCGTTCCTACCGCTCACGCCGGGCACGGTGAACATGTACGTGTGCGGCGTCACCGTCTACGACCAGTGCCACATCGGCCATGCCCGTGCCCTCCTGACGTTCGACATCATCCACCGCTACCTGCGTTTCCTCGGTTTCGACTGCCGTTTCGTACGCAACTTCACCGACGTGGACGACAAGATCATCAACCGGGCGAATGAGGAGGGGATCGCGCCCGAGGCGCTGGCGCAGCGCTACATCGACGCGTTCCACCGGGACGCGGCCGCCCTCGGACTGGCGGAACCCGCGGTCGAGCCCCGCGCCACGGAGCACATCGACGGGATGGTCGCGCTCATTGCCGCGCTCATGGAACGCGGCCACGCCTACGCGGTCGCCGGCGACGTCTATTTCGCGGTGGAGAGCTTCCCGGAATACGGCCGGCTGTCGCGCCGGAGCCTCGACGAGATGACCGCGGGCGCGCGCGTGGAGGTGGACGACCGCAAGCGCCATCCCATGGACTTCGCCTTGTGGAAGGCCAGTAAGGAGGGCGAGCCCTTCTGGGACAGCCCATGGGGCAGGGGACGGCCGGGCTGGCACATCGAGTGCTCGGTCATGAGCACCCGGTACCTGGGCCAACCCTTCGACATTCACGGAGGCGGGCAGGATCTCGTCTTCCCGCACCACGAGAATGAAATCGCCCAGTCCGAATGCGCTACCGGCGAGCCCTTCGCGCGTTACTGGATTCACAACGGTTTCGTCCAGTTGGCCAAGGAGAAGATGTCCAAGTCCGTGGGCAACATCCTCAGCATCAAGGAGGTGCTGGAGCGCTTCGATCCCGTGGCGCTGCGTCTCTATATGCTGACGACCCACTACCGCAATCCCATCGAGTTTTCCGAGGAGGGGCTGGCGGAGGCCCAGCGCACGGTGGCGCGCCTGTACGAGACCGCGAGCCGGGCGGAGCGCCTCATCGGCCCGTCTCCGGACGGCGCCGCCGACTCTGGCCCCCTGGACGACTTCCGCCGCGAGATGGATGATGACTTCAACACTCCTCGGGCGCTGGCCGTGGTGTTCGAAGAGCTTCGGGCGGTGAACCGGCTGCTGGACGAAGGCCACACGCGGGCGTTGGACGGAAAGCGCAACGCGCTTCGGGCCATGACCGGTGCCCTCGGACTCTTGCAGTCACCGCCCGAGCGTTTTCTGGAAGAACGGCGCCTGAGCGGGCTCACCCGGCTGGCCCTGTCCGAGGACGAGATCCGGCGCATGATCGAAGAGCGCAACGCCGCGCGGCGGGCAAAGGACTGGGGGCAGGCCGACGGCATCCGCGATTCGTTGAAGGAACAGGGCATCCTGTTGAGAGACGGCCCCTCCGGCACCACTTGGGAACTGGCGGAATAG
- a CDS encoding M23 family metallopeptidase → MSLPRRNLGLLGALAVLVAVVVGGILLFRQLEWYAPRIEVHLERATVGRRAFAVKVGDRGTGLSHVSINLVSAGASRPIHSQTFSDTVHSVDIPVQLDPGKYRLTDGPGVLSVTAVDRSYWRFFSGNETTLDKVITLDFRPPTVEITGHDRYVTHGGTGFVTYNASSDTERTGIRVGRYFFPAYKGQFADGARYLAFFSHPYDLPVSERAMVVAEDYAGNKWESPLAYNVQPLRYRSVRVPVSDDFIRRKIVPLVGEAGGAGGGPREQFVKVNRDLRRVNEDTIRKACQDSAPRKLWDGRFAQLANSSVQANFADRRSYYYRDEKIDEARHLGYDLAVTRRYPVGASNSGAVVFAGPLGIYGNTVIIDHGFGLCSLYSHLSSVAATTGQMVKKGTKIGRTGETGLAVGDHLHYGVYIHGVAVLPLEWWDAKWIRDNVAGKLKRPAAREESAATTNRTRGDA, encoded by the coding sequence ATGTCCCTGCCGAGAAGAAATCTGGGCCTCCTGGGCGCCCTCGCCGTGCTGGTGGCGGTGGTCGTGGGGGGCATCCTGCTGTTCCGGCAACTGGAGTGGTACGCGCCGCGGATCGAGGTCCATCTCGAACGAGCCACCGTCGGCCGGCGTGCCTTCGCGGTCAAGGTGGGCGACCGCGGCACCGGCCTCTCCCACGTATCCATCAACCTGGTTTCCGCCGGAGCATCCCGCCCCATCCACTCCCAGACGTTTTCGGACACGGTACACTCAGTCGATATCCCCGTGCAGCTCGATCCAGGCAAATACCGGCTGACGGACGGTCCCGGGGTTCTGTCCGTGACCGCTGTCGACCGCTCCTATTGGCGTTTCTTCAGCGGCAACGAGACCACCCTGGACAAGGTGATCACGCTGGACTTCAGGCCTCCCACCGTGGAGATCACCGGCCACGACCGCTACGTCACCCATGGCGGCACCGGCTTCGTCACCTACAACGCATCGTCGGATACAGAGCGCACCGGGATCCGGGTCGGGCGGTATTTCTTTCCGGCCTACAAGGGGCAGTTTGCGGATGGCGCCAGGTATCTGGCGTTCTTCTCGCATCCCTACGACCTCCCGGTGAGCGAACGCGCGATGGTCGTGGCCGAGGATTATGCCGGCAACAAGTGGGAGTCGCCGTTGGCGTACAATGTCCAGCCGCTCCGGTACCGATCGGTCCGGGTGCCGGTGTCCGACGACTTCATCCGGCGGAAGATCGTGCCGCTGGTGGGCGAAGCGGGCGGCGCCGGTGGAGGTCCTCGGGAACAGTTCGTCAAGGTGAACCGCGACTTGCGGCGGGTCAACGAGGACACGATCCGGAAGGCCTGCCAGGACTCCGCCCCGAGAAAGCTCTGGGACGGACGTTTCGCGCAGCTCGCCAATTCCTCCGTCCAGGCCAACTTCGCCGACCGGCGCTCCTACTACTACCGCGACGAGAAGATTGACGAGGCGCGGCACCTGGGATACGACTTGGCGGTCACCCGGCGCTATCCGGTGGGAGCGTCCAACAGCGGTGCCGTCGTGTTCGCCGGGCCGCTGGGAATCTACGGCAACACGGTGATCATCGACCACGGTTTCGGGTTGTGCAGCCTCTACTCCCATCTGAGTTCCGTCGCCGCGACGACAGGGCAGATGGTGAAGAAGGGCACGAAGATCGGCCGCACCGGCGAGACCGGGCTCGCGGTCGGGGACCACCTGCACTACGGCGTCTACATCCACGGCGTCGCGGTACTGCCGCTGGAATGGTGGGACGCGAAGTGGATCCGGGACAATGTCGCGGGCAAGCTGAAACGCCCGGCCGCGCGGGAGGAATCGGCCGCGACAACCAACCGGACGCGCGGCGACGCCTGA
- a CDS encoding xanthine dehydrogenase family protein subunit M, whose protein sequence is MRAKFEYLAPTSLDEACALLQEHEGDAKLLAGGTALVMWLRMGLLSPGYVIDLENVPGLAGITYDAADGLRIGAGVKHRDLELCPEVREHYPLLRETFYKVAQPRIRLMATVGGNLSHGDPMTDPGASFIALDAEVTLRGSRGERTVSVEDFFVDYYETALEPDEILTSIHVPPPAGPAWSHIKFTPRSEEDFATVGVAVTLTGAGNRCDDVRIALNSVGPTIFRAHAAEDVLRGRDLTPARIEEAGAAAADASDPIEDVRGSSDYKRDLTAVFVRRALEQAAAKLG, encoded by the coding sequence ATGCGTGCCAAGTTTGAATACCTCGCGCCCACGAGCCTCGACGAGGCCTGCGCACTGCTTCAGGAACACGAGGGCGACGCCAAGCTGCTGGCCGGCGGCACCGCCTTGGTGATGTGGCTGCGCATGGGGCTTCTGAGCCCCGGCTACGTCATCGATCTGGAGAACGTGCCGGGACTCGCCGGCATCACCTACGACGCGGCCGACGGCCTGCGCATCGGCGCCGGCGTGAAGCATCGGGACCTCGAACTGTGTCCGGAGGTGCGCGAGCACTATCCTCTGCTCCGGGAGACTTTCTACAAGGTGGCGCAGCCGCGCATCCGCCTCATGGCCACCGTGGGCGGGAACCTGAGCCACGGCGATCCCATGACCGATCCCGGCGCGAGCTTCATCGCCCTGGACGCCGAGGTGACGCTGCGCGGCAGCCGCGGCGAGCGCACCGTGTCGGTGGAGGACTTCTTCGTGGACTACTACGAGACCGCGCTGGAGCCCGACGAGATCCTCACCTCGATCCACGTGCCGCCGCCCGCCGGACCGGCATGGTCCCACATCAAATTCACCCCGCGCAGCGAAGAGGACTTCGCCACCGTGGGCGTGGCCGTGACCCTGACCGGCGCCGGCAACCGTTGCGACGACGTACGCATCGCCCTCAACTCCGTGGGGCCCACCATCTTCCGCGCCCACGCCGCCGAGGACGTGCTGCGCGGCCGGGACCTCACACCGGCGCGGATCGAGGAGGCCGGCGCGGCTGCCGCGGATGCGTCCGACCCCATCGAGGACGTGCGCGGCTCCTCCGACTACAAGCGCGACTTGACAGCCGTGTTCGTGCGCCGGGCCCTGGAGCAGGCGGCGGCCAAGCTGGGCTGA
- a CDS encoding NAD(P)/FAD-dependent oxidoreductase: MAVDENWDVILIGAGQNNFALGTYLGMAGLETVICESRLENGGRLFSEEITLPGYWHNSLAYFQDNREVSPVWAELDWENGHHAEFVTPPVISTLLLPGGASVSHHQDLDGTLASLAHHSAADRAAWKDAHQRFRGIVRDIVIPSYYAPPGDPGALDERIAADPAGSDFLRIAGMSAAEAVQHLFESEAVRTLVLSQMAIPRGWALDYEGGGREVLALIAGDERPQLARGGSHSIAQVLQRAYVMHGGQIRALHHVDKILVEGGRAVGVRLRDGREWKARRAVVSNVDPYGTLIDMVGEEHLDGGLAQAVRAIEPDEFSYFQVHLALKAPLRFAVHEAADAFVGQAMNVNYGPRSVEDLQAMWREIRAGEFPEHPCLHITCPTWFDALQAPPAKHTASVFMPVPYQLKGHQPEDWVRLKHGFMERVLSALRDVATNLTDDNIVMKVPMDPCYLAGRWQNMRRGSVWVARKTPDQMGRNRPIPQLAQYRTPIEGLYQVGAATHPADAVIAGSGRAAWSVLREDLGLGA, encoded by the coding sequence ATGGCCGTAGATGAAAACTGGGACGTCATCCTCATCGGGGCGGGGCAGAACAACTTCGCGCTGGGCACCTACCTGGGCATGGCGGGCCTGGAGACCGTCATCTGCGAGAGCCGCTTGGAGAACGGCGGGCGGCTCTTCTCCGAAGAGATCACCCTGCCCGGCTACTGGCACAACAGCCTGGCCTACTTCCAGGACAACCGGGAGGTCTCGCCGGTGTGGGCTGAGCTCGACTGGGAGAACGGGCACCACGCCGAGTTCGTGACCCCGCCGGTCATCAGCACGCTGCTGCTGCCCGGCGGCGCTTCGGTCTCACACCACCAGGACCTGGACGGCACCCTGGCGTCGCTGGCGCATCACTCCGCGGCGGACCGGGCCGCCTGGAAGGACGCGCACCAGCGGTTTCGCGGCATCGTCCGGGACATCGTCATCCCGTCGTACTATGCCCCGCCTGGGGATCCGGGCGCGCTGGATGAGCGCATCGCGGCCGACCCCGCGGGCTCCGACTTCCTGCGGATCGCGGGCATGAGCGCCGCGGAGGCCGTGCAACATCTTTTCGAGAGCGAGGCCGTGCGCACCCTGGTGCTGTCGCAGATGGCCATTCCGCGCGGCTGGGCGCTGGACTACGAGGGCGGCGGGCGCGAGGTGCTGGCCCTCATCGCCGGTGACGAGCGGCCGCAGCTTGCCCGCGGCGGCTCCCATTCCATCGCCCAGGTGCTGCAACGCGCCTACGTGATGCACGGCGGCCAGATTCGTGCGCTGCACCACGTGGACAAGATCCTGGTGGAGGGCGGACGCGCGGTGGGCGTGCGGCTGCGCGACGGACGCGAATGGAAGGCGCGGCGCGCGGTGGTGTCCAACGTGGACCCCTACGGCACCTTGATCGACATGGTGGGCGAGGAGCACCTGGACGGCGGCTTGGCACAGGCCGTGCGCGCCATCGAGCCCGACGAGTTCTCCTACTTCCAGGTGCACCTGGCGCTCAAGGCGCCCTTGCGCTTCGCCGTGCACGAGGCCGCCGACGCGTTCGTGGGTCAGGCCATGAACGTCAACTACGGCCCGCGTTCGGTCGAGGACCTCCAGGCCATGTGGCGCGAGATCCGCGCCGGCGAGTTCCCCGAGCACCCCTGTCTGCACATCACCTGCCCCACGTGGTTCGACGCGCTGCAGGCGCCCCCGGCGAAGCATACGGCGTCGGTGTTCATGCCGGTCCCATACCAGCTCAAGGGCCATCAGCCCGAGGACTGGGTCCGGCTCAAGCACGGATTCATGGAGCGGGTGCTGTCGGCCCTGCGCGATGTCGCCACCAACCTCACCGACGACAACATCGTGATGAAGGTCCCCATGGACCCCTGCTACCTGGCCGGACGCTGGCAGAACATGCGCCGGGGCTCGGTATGGGTGGCCCGGAAGACCCCGGACCAGATGGGCCGGAACCGTCCCATCCCGCAACTGGCGCAGTACCGCACCCCCATCGAGGGCCTCTACCAGGTGGGCGCGGCCACGCACCCGGCGGACGCGGTCATCGCCGGTTCCGGGCGTGCCGCCTGGAGCGTGCTGCGTGAGGACCTGGGCCTCGGGGCCTGA
- a CDS encoding xanthine dehydrogenase family protein molybdopterin-binding subunit, which produces MSKAEKFAVLGQNVDRFEGHDKVTGSAAYVADVFLPGMLTGRILRSPLPHARIRSIDTSRAEKLRGVKAVVTAEDTIKKGWGVFFPDQYPLSVGKARYVGEEVAAVAAIDRDTAEEALELIDIDWEELPAVFDAEEAMQPDAPLIHEEKENNVALTIDVVRGDIDAAFKDSDLVVEDTFESVPQWHSAIETIGSVADYSANGKYTVYMNTQTLFMARMRLATALGVREADVRVLQTAVGGGFGGKSCDDNNAMVAAILARKARRPVKIINTREEEFLAGSRPRVNMKVWVRMGFKKDGRIRAKHMRIIADNGAYSGKAPAITGVAALRHDTCYKYSDVRSEAYLVYTNKIPTGAFRGFGNPSAEFSVEQMMDIAADELGMDPFEMARLNAAEEGYVSPHGNRVISCELQQCIDRTERMIGWKEKRAARKPNRGLGMGCTVHVSGKRHFGDYDGSSATIKMNEDGKAFILSGEGETGQGHWTAMCQIAAEELGVPFSDVAISEADTDLTTFCLGNYASRLTYVAGNAVKNAATAVKEILHETAAEMLECDPSDLVSRDGYIFVQGAEQRSISVADVVRGRQFRRGGAPVVASGSFDADSVSQDALRFGNESGAYNFGCQAAEVEVDPDTGHVKVIQYAVASDCGTVIYPIGAEGQVEGSIAQGLGYALIEGIRMEEGRPINPNFSDYRLASMRDMPDLVHEFADSYEPTGPFGAKGLGELGMDPVAAIISNAIYDAVGVRIRTLPITAEKVLRALQEKKKNGS; this is translated from the coding sequence ATGAGCAAGGCAGAGAAGTTCGCGGTACTCGGGCAGAACGTGGACCGTTTCGAGGGCCACGACAAGGTGACGGGAAGCGCGGCGTACGTCGCCGACGTGTTCCTGCCGGGGATGCTGACGGGGCGGATCCTGAGGAGTCCCCTGCCCCACGCGCGCATCCGCAGCATCGACACCAGCCGGGCGGAGAAGCTACGCGGCGTCAAGGCCGTGGTCACCGCCGAGGACACCATCAAGAAGGGCTGGGGGGTCTTTTTCCCGGACCAGTATCCGCTGTCGGTGGGCAAGGCCCGCTACGTCGGCGAGGAGGTGGCGGCGGTGGCGGCCATCGACCGCGATACCGCGGAGGAGGCGCTGGAGCTCATCGACATCGACTGGGAGGAGTTGCCCGCGGTGTTCGACGCCGAGGAGGCCATGCAGCCGGACGCGCCCCTGATCCACGAGGAGAAGGAGAACAACGTCGCTCTCACCATCGACGTGGTGCGGGGCGACATCGACGCGGCCTTCAAGGACTCGGACCTGGTCGTCGAGGACACCTTCGAGAGCGTGCCCCAGTGGCACTCGGCCATCGAGACCATCGGCAGCGTCGCCGACTACTCGGCCAACGGCAAGTACACGGTCTACATGAACACCCAGACGCTCTTCATGGCGCGCATGCGCCTGGCCACGGCGTTGGGCGTGCGCGAGGCCGATGTGCGCGTCCTCCAGACCGCGGTGGGCGGCGGCTTCGGCGGCAAGTCCTGCGACGACAACAACGCCATGGTGGCGGCGATCCTGGCGCGCAAGGCGCGCCGCCCGGTGAAGATCATCAACACCCGGGAGGAGGAGTTCCTCGCCGGCAGCCGGCCGCGGGTCAACATGAAGGTGTGGGTGCGCATGGGCTTCAAGAAGGACGGCCGCATCCGCGCCAAGCACATGCGCATCATCGCCGACAACGGCGCCTACAGCGGCAAGGCCCCGGCCATCACCGGCGTGGCCGCGCTGCGCCACGACACCTGCTACAAGTACTCGGACGTGCGCTCGGAAGCCTACCTGGTCTACACCAACAAGATCCCCACCGGCGCCTTCCGCGGCTTCGGCAACCCGTCGGCGGAGTTCTCCGTCGAGCAGATGATGGACATCGCCGCCGACGAGCTGGGCATGGACCCGTTCGAGATGGCGCGCCTCAACGCCGCCGAGGAGGGCTACGTCTCGCCCCACGGCAACCGGGTCATAAGCTGCGAGCTCCAGCAGTGCATCGACCGTACCGAGCGCATGATCGGGTGGAAGGAGAAGCGCGCCGCGCGCAAGCCCAACCGCGGCCTGGGCATGGGCTGCACCGTGCACGTGAGCGGCAAGCGCCACTTCGGCGACTACGACGGCAGCTCGGCCACCATCAAGATGAACGAGGACGGCAAGGCCTTCATCCTCAGCGGCGAGGGCGAGACCGGCCAGGGGCACTGGACGGCCATGTGCCAGATCGCCGCCGAGGAGCTGGGCGTCCCCTTCTCCGACGTGGCCATCTCCGAGGCCGACACCGACCTCACCACCTTCTGCCTCGGCAACTACGCCAGCCGCCTCACCTACGTGGCCGGCAACGCGGTGAAGAACGCCGCCACCGCGGTCAAGGAGATCCTGCACGAGACCGCCGCCGAAATGCTCGAGTGCGACCCCTCCGACCTGGTGTCGCGGGACGGCTACATCTTCGTCCAGGGCGCGGAACAGCGCTCCATCAGCGTGGCCGACGTGGTGCGCGGCCGGCAGTTCCGCCGCGGCGGCGCGCCGGTGGTGGCGTCGGGCAGCTTCGACGCGGACTCGGTGAGCCAGGACGCCCTGCGCTTCGGCAACGAATCGGGGGCCTACAACTTCGGCTGCCAGGCGGCGGAGGTGGAGGTGGACCCGGACACGGGCCACGTCAAGGTGATCCAGTACGCGGTGGCGTCGGATTGCGGCACGGTGATCTATCCCATCGGCGCCGAGGGACAGGTGGAAGGCTCCATCGCCCAGGGGCTGGGCTACGCGCTCATCGAGGGCATCCGCATGGAGGAAGGCCGGCCCATCAACCCCAACTTCAGCGATTACCGGCTGGCGTCCATGCGCGACATGCCCGACCTGGTGCACGAGTTCGCCGACTCCTACGAGCCCACCGGCCCCTTCGGCGCCAAGGGATTGGGCGAGTTGGGCATGGACCCGGTGGCGGCCATCATCAGCAACGCCATCTACGACGCCGTCGGCGTGCGCATCCGGACCCTCCCCATCACCGCGGAGAAGGTGCTGCGCGCCTTGCAGGAAAAGAAGAAGAACGGGAGCTGA
- a CDS encoding (deoxy)nucleoside triphosphate pyrophosphohydrolase encodes MFKVAAGILSQGDRFLVCQRRGDGPFPFKWEFPGGKIEAGEGARAALQRELKEELDITVEKAREVFRHAHAYADGTRVELVFFDVRAYRGTPRNQVFERIAWVPADELQDMDFLEGDLPLVQALCAGGLVSERREEPT; translated from the coding sequence ATGTTCAAGGTCGCGGCCGGTATTCTCTCCCAAGGTGATCGGTTCCTGGTGTGCCAGCGGCGTGGCGATGGCCCCTTCCCGTTCAAGTGGGAGTTCCCGGGCGGCAAGATCGAGGCGGGCGAGGGCGCGCGCGCTGCTCTCCAAAGGGAACTCAAGGAGGAACTCGACATCACGGTGGAGAAGGCCCGCGAGGTTTTTCGACACGCTCACGCCTACGCCGACGGGACACGCGTGGAGCTGGTTTTCTTTGACGTTCGCGCCTACCGCGGAACCCCGCGCAATCAGGTGTTCGAGCGCATCGCGTGGGTGCCCGCCGACGAACTGCAAGACATGGACTTTCTGGAAGGAGACCTGCCGCTGGTTCAAGCCCTGTGCGCCGGCGGCCTCGTGTCAGAACGAAGAGAGGAGCCAACATGA
- a CDS encoding UbiD family decarboxylase, whose amino-acid sequence MTNQRPYEDLREFIGVLEDAGKLIRITREVNKDTELQPLVRLQFRGLPDEQRKAFLFENVTDSKGRRYEGSVLVGGLSGSTAIYSLGLQCRPEEVPDRWIEAMENPIPPVMVPDGPVTEVIHKGDDLAASGGFARFPIPISTPGFDNGPYITAGHWITKDPETGARNVGNYRGLVKSPLRCGANSGTPQDLSAHWEKCRERGIPLEVAIAVGTVPAASYTATQKVPPDMDELALAGGLARTPVQLVKCQTVDLEVPATAEVVFEGIIPTNYLEEEGPFGESMGYVDPRTIGPVMELTCVTHRKNPIWVSIISQVTPSESSKIKAMGMSTLVHRYLTGKGFESVKEVYMMEELVNMRPYVAVRLDKKDDGEPRRVMDAVLQYGDRVGKFIVAVDEDINVNDPVAVTWAITHRCQPHKDVTIVPNRPFGATPIGMVVSHPSSRYDSTDSALLIDATRKADLPPLSLPKKPYMERAVELWKELELPELDLKEPWHGYLMGLWPDELDEEARMAAEGDFEKVGKKLEGTRVSVGEGQTLKSIRLEWGKTHSGRSV is encoded by the coding sequence ATGACCAACCAACGACCCTACGAGGACTTGCGTGAGTTCATCGGTGTGCTGGAGGATGCCGGCAAGCTCATCCGCATCACACGGGAAGTCAACAAGGACACCGAATTGCAGCCGCTGGTGCGCCTGCAATTCCGCGGACTGCCCGACGAGCAGCGCAAGGCGTTCCTGTTCGAGAACGTGACGGATTCGAAAGGCCGCCGCTACGAGGGCTCGGTGCTGGTGGGCGGTCTCTCCGGCTCCACCGCCATCTACAGCCTGGGGCTCCAGTGCCGGCCGGAAGAGGTGCCGGACCGCTGGATCGAGGCCATGGAGAACCCGATCCCGCCGGTAATGGTGCCCGACGGACCGGTCACGGAAGTGATCCACAAGGGCGACGACCTCGCCGCCAGCGGCGGCTTCGCCCGCTTCCCCATCCCCATCTCGACCCCCGGATTCGACAACGGCCCCTACATCACCGCGGGCCACTGGATCACCAAGGACCCGGAGACCGGCGCGCGCAACGTCGGCAACTACCGCGGGCTCGTGAAGTCGCCGCTCCGCTGCGGCGCCAACTCGGGCACGCCCCAGGACCTGTCGGCCCACTGGGAGAAGTGCCGCGAGCGGGGCATCCCGCTGGAAGTAGCCATCGCCGTGGGCACGGTGCCGGCGGCCTCGTACACCGCCACCCAGAAGGTGCCTCCCGACATGGACGAGCTCGCCCTGGCCGGCGGCCTGGCCCGGACTCCGGTCCAGCTCGTCAAGTGCCAGACCGTCGACCTGGAGGTGCCGGCCACCGCCGAGGTGGTGTTCGAGGGCATCATCCCCACCAACTACCTGGAAGAGGAAGGCCCGTTCGGCGAGTCCATGGGCTACGTCGACCCCCGGACCATCGGTCCGGTGATGGAGCTCACCTGCGTGACGCACCGCAAGAACCCCATCTGGGTCTCCATCATCAGCCAGGTGACGCCCAGCGAGAGCTCGAAGATCAAGGCCATGGGCATGAGCACCCTGGTGCACCGCTACCTCACCGGCAAGGGCTTCGAGTCGGTGAAGGAAGTCTACATGATGGAGGAGTTGGTGAACATGCGCCCCTACGTCGCCGTGCGCCTGGACAAGAAGGACGACGGCGAGCCCCGGCGCGTCATGGACGCCGTGCTGCAGTACGGCGACCGGGTGGGGAAGTTCATCGTGGCAGTGGACGAGGACATCAACGTCAACGACCCCGTGGCCGTGACCTGGGCCATCACGCACCGCTGCCAGCCGCACAAGGACGTGACCATCGTGCCCAACCGCCCCTTCGGCGCCACCCCCATCGGCATGGTGGTGAGCCACCCGTCGAGCCGCTACGACAGCACCGACTCGGCGCTCTTGATCGACGCCACCCGCAAGGCCGACCTGCCGCCGCTGTCGCTGCCCAAGAAGCCCTACATGGAGCGGGCGGTGGAGCTGTGGAAGGAACTGGAGCTGCCCGAGCTCGATCTCAAGGAGCCGTGGCACGGCTACCTCATGGGCCTCTGGCCCGACGAGCTGGACGAGGAAGCACGCATGGCGGCCGAGGGCGATTTCGAGAAGGTCGGCAAAAAGCTCGAGGGCACACGCGTCAGCGTCGGTGAGGGCCAGACTCTCAAGTCCATCCGGCTGGAATGGGGCAAGACCCACTCCGGGCGGTCCGTGTAA